In Candidatus Stygibacter australis, the genomic window GTCCTCAAGAAGTAATTGTGGATGGCAAAGCGGGAATCGTAATTGTATCTCCATCCAGAAAAGAGAAAGATAAATATCAAAAGGATTTGACTGAGATCAATCTTAAGAACCAGGAATTAGCTTTACTTGCTGATAAAGAATCGGTCACAAAAGATGGGAAAAAAATACCCTTGTTTTGCAATATTGAAATACCGGAAGAAATAGCTGCACTGGAAAGAATGAAAATAGAAGGAATTGGCTTATTTCGCACTGAATTTTTATATCTGGACAGGCAGGAGCTTCCTGACGAAGAAGAACAATTTCAGATATATAAAGAAGTCGCAGAAAAATTATCTCCCAAGCCCGTGATCATCAGAACTATTGATCTGGGAGGGGATAAAATTGCCAGGAGCTTGAAAGAAGTTGAAATGAACCCCAATCTTGGACTCAGAGGAATACGGCTGTCATTCAAGTATTTAGATTTGTTCAAAGTACAATTGCGAGCGATTCTGAGGGCAGCAGTGCATGGCAAGATCAAGATCATGTTTCCTATGGTTTCTAGTGTATCTGAGATTGATTCAGCAAGGAATATTATACTTGAATGTCAGAAGGAATTGGAAGCTGATAAAATAGAGTATCAACGTGAAATTGAAATTGGTACTATGATTGAAGTCCCTTCAGCAGCTTTGCGGGCAAAAGAGATAGCTGCTAAATGTGATTTTTTGAGTATTGGCACAAATGATCTGGTGCAATACACGCTTGCTGTGGATAGAAATAATGATCTTGTAGCGGAATATTATAATGAAATGGATCCATCAGTATTGTATTTAATTCAAAAAGTATGTCAATCAGCCCATGAAGCAGGCATCAAAGTGGCAGTTTGCGGGGAAATGGCTTCTCAGGAGCAATTTACCAGTCTGCTTTTGGGATTAGGTGTAGATGAATTATCCACCTCTCCTGCTAATTATAATGAGATCAAAAAGAAAATTCTCCAGCTTGACACAAAAGAGTGTGAAAAATATGCCGTCTCATTATTATAGGTAGAGGTTAAGAGTGTGCAGAAATTTGAATCTATATTAGATAATGATGAGCAATTAAAAGAACTGGGCTGGGAAGCAGCTTATCATCAGGCTATCCATTTTCCTGAGCAAGTGCTTCAGGCTCGAAATCTCACTTCCGGAATAAAGAAATATTCCAGACATCCAGAGAAAATATTCATCTGGCAATCTGGTATTGAAAATAAACTGCTTATCCAATTGATAAATCACATTTATGGAGATATTATTCCTATTAACAAATTAGATGAAATCCCTAATATCTGGGATAGTAAGGATGGCTTATTAATAATTCCTGATTTTCATCAAAAGCTTAAGAAAGTGCCTAATGATGATAGTATAATATATCTTACAGGAAAAGAACTGCTTCATAAATATCAAAATACCATCTGTTAT contains:
- the ptsP gene encoding phosphoenolpyruvate--protein phosphotransferase — protein: MKMIGVAVSNGIAIGKSICVDYKFNIINYQITKEDITRELKRLENVIIVTIAELNYISRELTGNKNQRDILDTHKMILEDPEMINNIKKILQDELVTLEKALDLNLQAIKEQFSEIEDEYFSARIIDYQDVTSRLLKKLYKTESEHENWTGSILVAQEITPSQVLEAYKNHVAGLISIHGSRKSHSAILARSLIIPMVMGLDDAECDICPQEVIVDGKAGIVIVSPSRKEKDKYQKDLTEINLKNQELALLADKESVTKDGKKIPLFCNIEIPEEIAALERMKIEGIGLFRTEFLYLDRQELPDEEEQFQIYKEVAEKLSPKPVIIRTIDLGGDKIARSLKEVEMNPNLGLRGIRLSFKYLDLFKVQLRAILRAAVHGKIKIMFPMVSSVSEIDSARNIILECQKELEADKIEYQREIEIGTMIEVPSAALRAKEIAAKCDFLSIGTNDLVQYTLAVDRNNDLVAEYYNEMDPSVLYLIQKVCQSAHEAGIKVAVCGEMASQEQFTSLLLGLGVDELSTSPANYNEIKKKILQLDTKECEKYAVSLL